The proteins below are encoded in one region of Neodiprion virginianus isolate iyNeoVirg1 chromosome 7, iyNeoVirg1.1, whole genome shotgun sequence:
- the LOC124308866 gene encoding silk gland factor 1-like, protein MAMLQPQKLYSEAGSLGGAMTSGAMSSMGSMASTYSSINSMGCVPMGMPMGVGVGPSCSPQGTGGFTMSSMSSAMGVGGGGMGSYGPGSMGSACMNVGYGPLTPSGSSGVVSRDTLSLTEPGSPTSALQRARSDKSYRRSYTHAKPPYSYISLITMAIQNAPSKMLTLSEIYQFIMDLFPFYRQNQQRWQNSIRHSLSFNDCFVKVARTPDKPGKGSFWTLHPESGNMFENGCYLRRQKRFKDSNKELSRQSNKQQQHPQQNHHNGAGQHSPSHEMNHGKKTPLQHHAGQTQADKDMHSLVGGHHHHHHIPTAGGIHHNHSSLKTDVTDIGGLLGGDLGPTHDELAAMVGRNLHPHLLGDPASALHHGMSGSLKQETPYTAASHPFSITRLLPGATAAGSPGSQDTKSPELKMYEQLHQSYATYGSSPHHPHHSVPPGHHHHHNGMHAGPNGASGMHNMSNHHQDYYPSSLYHHASSVATSSAPPPPTSASATGL, encoded by the coding sequence ATGGCGATGCTGCAACCCCAGAAGCTCTATAGCGAAGCTGGTAGTCTTGGTGGAGCGATGACAAGCGGCGCGATGTCGAGCATGGGTAGCATGGCGTCAACCTACAGTTCAATAAACTCCATGGGTTGCGTGCCAATGGGTATGCCGATGGGGGTAGGCGTAGGTCCGAGCTGCAGCCCACAGGGGACCGGCGGCTTCACCATGAGCTCGATGAGCTCCGCTATGGGGGTCGGTGGCGGTGGCATGGGTAGCTATGGTCCAGGCTCCATGGGAAGCGCCTGCATGAACGTCGGTTATGGTCCGCTAACCCCGAGTGGTAGTTCCGGGGTAGTTTCGCGGGACACGCTTTCGTTGACGGAGCCTGGATCACCAACGTCGGCGTTGCAGCGAGCTCGATCGGACAAGTCCTACCGTCGGAGTTACACGCACGCGAAACCACCGTACTCCTACATAAGCCTGATAACCATGGCGATCCAGAATGCACCGTCGAAGATGCTAACTCTCTCCGAGATATACCAGTTCATAATGGACCTCTTTCCGTTCTACAGACAGAATCAGCAACGCTGGCAGAACTCCATTAGGCACTCGCTCAGCTTCAACGACTGTTTTGTAAAGGTGGCGAGGACTCCGGACAAACCGGGTAAGGGATCATTCTGGACCCTGCATCCCGAGAGTGGTAACATGTTTGAGAACGGTTGCTACCTCAGACGCCAGAAACGGTTCAAGGATTCTAACAAGGAACTCTCTCGGCAGTCCAACAAGCAACAGCAACACCCGCAGCAGAACCACCACAATGGTGCCGGGCAGCACAGTCCCTCCCATGAAATGAACCACGGGAAGAAGACACCGCTTCAGCATCACGCGGGTCAAACGCAGGCCGATAAGGACATGCACTCGCTGGTCGGGGGCcaccatcaccatcaccaTATACCCACGGCCGGCGGTATTCACCACAACCACTCTTCCCTGAAGACCGACGTTACCGACATCGGCGGTCTCTTAGGTGGTGACCTCGGACCCACTCACGACGAACTGGCCGCCATGGTCGGACGCAACCTCCACCCCCATCTTCTTGGCGATCCGGCGTCGGCCCTGCACCACGGGATGTCAGGTAGCCTGAAGCAGGAGACACCCTACACAGCGGCGAGTCATCCGTTTAGCATCACGAGGCTTTTACCTGGAGCGACGGCCGCCGGATCCCCCGGAAGTCAGGACACCAAGTCACCGGAGCTCAAGATGTACGAACAGCTTCATCAGAGCTACGCCACCTACGGATCGTCCCCGCATCATCCGCACCATTCCGTCCCCCCCGGACACCATCATCATCACAACGGCATGCACGCTGGACCCAACGGCGCCTCCGGTATGCACAACATGAGCAATCACCATCAGGACTACTACCCGAGTTCGCTTTATCACCACGCAAGTTCCGTCGCCACATCATCGGCTCCTCCGCCTCCGACAAGCGCTTCTGCTACCGGGTTGTGA